In Capsicum annuum cultivar UCD-10X-F1 chromosome 7, UCD10Xv1.1, whole genome shotgun sequence, one genomic interval encodes:
- the LOC107877344 gene encoding protein STRICTOSIDINE SYNTHASE-LIKE 10, whose protein sequence is MNDSDLLFLIISATTALIFSLNLAFASENVLKSQNVLSKSEIIHLKGAVGPESLAFDPNGQGPYVGVADGRILKWHGSFWADFAVTSSHRKNCTLPSAPEMEHVCGRPLGLRFDTKTGELYIADAYFGLQVVGPKGGLATPLVQKVEGKPLLFTNDVDIDDHDDVIYFTDTSTKYQRKNYLDSFSSGDATGKLMKYVKSTKKVTVLLRDLAFANGVALSKNRSFVLVTETSNFRILRYWLKGPLAGTHDTFVELPGLPDNIRINSKGEFWVALQGISSIFSSSDSELLGEGQQLYPMAVKLSEEGRVLEVLEDVEGKTLRSISEVEEKDGKLWLGSVVMPFLRVYGL, encoded by the coding sequence ATGAATGATTCAGATCTATTATTCTTGATCATTAGTGCTACAACAGCACTAATTTTCTCACTAAATTTAGCGTTTGCTTCGGAAAATGTGTTGAAATCCCAAAATGTCCTTTCAAAATCCGAAATCATCCATCTAAAAGGTGCAGTTGGACCAGAGAGCCTTGCTTTCGATCCAAATGGTCAAGGTCCATACGTAGGAGTTGCTGATGGACGAATTCTCAAATGGCATGGATCATTTTGGGCTGATTTTGCAGTCACCTCTTCTCATAGGAAGAATTGTACTCTGCCTTCTGCTCCTGAAATGGAACATGTATGTGGGAGGCCATTAGGCTTACGATTCGATACCAAAACAGGAGAACTCTACATTGCTGATGCCTATTTTGGGCTCCAAGTTGTAGGACCAAAAGGAGGATTAGCTACCCCATTAGTCCAAAAAGTCGAAGGTAAACCTCTACTCTTCACAAATGACGTTGATATTGATGATCATGACGATGTGATTTACTTCACGGATACAAGCACAAAGTATCAGCGCAAGAACTATCTAGACTCTTTTTCAAGTGGAGACGCGACTGGCAAGCTAATGAAATATGTTAAATCAACAAAAAAAGTAACAGTTTTACTAAGAGACCTCGCATTTGCAAATGGTGTAGCTTTGAGTAAAAATCGGTCCTTCGTGCTAGTGACTGAAACttctaattttagaattttaaggTATTGGCTTAAAGGCCCCCTTGCAGGAACACATGATACATTTGTTGAGTTGCCGGGGTTACCCGACAACATCAGAATAAATTCCAAAGGGGAATTTTGGGTCGCTCTGCAAGGAATAAGTTCAATATTTAGTAGTTCAGATTCGGAATTGTTAGGCGAAGGGCAGCAGCTGTACCCTATGGCAGTCAAGCTAAGCGAGGAAGGGCGGGTTTTGGAGGTACTAGAAGATGTTGAAGGTAAGACACTGAGGTCTATAAGTGAAGTTGAGGAGAAAGATGGCAAGTTGTGGTTAGGTTCTGTTGTGATGCCATTTTTGAGAGTTTATGGATTATGA